The Niastella koreensis GR20-10 genome includes a window with the following:
- a CDS encoding NAD(P)-dependent alcohol dehydrogenase: protein MKKITYNRFGGTDVLQLTEAPMPAGEIIVKVKAVSINPLDWKLWQGEMKLMSGRTFPKSVGIDFAGIVEQGNGKFRTGDEVFGIASIFKGGALAEYVAVKASDLTHKPKAITFEEAASLPVAGLAALQIFDKLLNIQPGMQVLINGAGGGIGPFAIQLAKKAGAIVTAVAGPAALELVTKLGSDVVINYQQQNVLTSGKRFDAIIDLAGTMTYKTAKPILTKKGIYVNTSPGPKEMIGSLFSGGRYKLLMLKPLAASLEKLASAGLQVTISKRYDFRDYKKAYDEVKRGGIVGKAVFVVS from the coding sequence ATGAAAAAGATAACCTATAACCGCTTTGGCGGAACAGACGTACTGCAACTTACAGAAGCGCCCATGCCGGCAGGAGAGATCATCGTGAAAGTGAAGGCTGTTTCCATCAATCCGCTCGACTGGAAGCTGTGGCAGGGAGAAATGAAGCTGATGAGCGGGCGTACATTTCCAAAATCAGTGGGGATCGACTTTGCTGGTATAGTAGAGCAGGGCAATGGGAAATTTCGTACAGGCGATGAAGTGTTTGGGATCGCTTCTATTTTCAAAGGCGGAGCCCTGGCGGAATATGTGGCGGTAAAAGCATCCGACCTTACCCATAAACCCAAAGCCATCACCTTCGAGGAAGCGGCGAGCCTTCCGGTGGCGGGTTTGGCCGCTCTGCAGATTTTTGATAAGTTATTGAACATACAACCGGGTATGCAGGTGTTGATCAATGGGGCAGGAGGTGGCATTGGACCGTTTGCCATTCAGTTGGCTAAAAAGGCGGGCGCCATCGTTACTGCGGTGGCTGGGCCTGCTGCCCTGGAGCTGGTAACCAAACTGGGAAGTGATGTGGTTATAAACTATCAGCAGCAGAACGTGCTGACAAGTGGAAAGCGCTTCGATGCCATTATTGACCTGGCCGGTACCATGACTTATAAAACGGCCAAACCAATTTTGACAAAGAAGGGAATCTATGTAAACACCTCGCCCGGGCCCAAAGAAATGATTGGCTCCCTGTTTTCCGGCGGCCGCTACAAACTGTTAATGTTAAAACCCCTGGCCGCCTCATTGGAAAAACTGGCATCCGCAGGTTTACAGGTAACCATCAGCAAACGGTATGATTTCCGTGATTATAAAAAGGCATATGATGAAGTGAAAAGGGGTGGGATAGTGGGTAAGGCCGTTTTCGTAGTTAGTTAG
- a CDS encoding glycoside hydrolase family 64 protein — translation MKTRFILSALLPVIIMASCKKDNGKAPGQLGPINYNDYANGGVHLEIVNSNPTDYSDDQLYIGVMGKTAGNNGQSAYVDLKTGKTVLLNNLNALPQVVNPNNPTDGGKFIVIGTKMSDMPIDQATGRHSIPIPFIQSGRILFSIGKPLYYYINPGGTSLAAPTKSTNPKDQNYGTITDFMEFTYYSTGSGARVFVNTSRVDAYSLSVGFELNALQGANGTIQRTGELMSRKNTIQAFKDFNKPADYDQCIRSTFGDIVNPGAMEDANGKKIFTQTASYTKFQSYIDSIWTNYKTKDLLLVLGTNNVGSTDQNLVIKGRVDNNNVFNFTQTQMVNGKTVVKSGTLPIKPTTSDVLGGDASTGAFNNSSLDGQTGHELDNSLRVTFVAALNRHSIITDAAANQIQYPEDVSKFYKIAPYNYYAAFWHAPGVSYKQLQYGFSYDDVANQSSTIVGDNPAYCTLYFGPVPNN, via the coding sequence ATGAAAACCAGATTTATTCTTTCTGCCCTGTTGCCTGTAATCATTATGGCCAGCTGTAAAAAAGATAACGGTAAAGCACCAGGCCAATTGGGTCCCATCAATTACAATGACTATGCAAATGGAGGCGTTCACCTCGAGATCGTAAATTCCAACCCCACCGATTACAGCGACGATCAGTTGTATATTGGCGTAATGGGAAAAACCGCCGGCAACAATGGTCAGAGTGCTTATGTTGACCTGAAGACGGGGAAAACCGTACTGCTGAACAATCTCAACGCCCTGCCGCAGGTGGTTAATCCAAACAATCCAACAGACGGCGGTAAGTTTATTGTCATCGGCACAAAGATGTCTGATATGCCCATTGATCAGGCCACAGGCCGCCACTCCATTCCGATCCCTTTTATTCAGAGCGGGCGCATCCTGTTTTCAATTGGCAAGCCGCTTTATTACTATATAAACCCCGGCGGCACCAGCCTGGCTGCCCCCACGAAGAGTACCAATCCCAAAGACCAGAATTATGGGACCATCACCGATTTTATGGAATTCACCTATTATTCCACTGGCAGTGGTGCGCGGGTTTTCGTGAATACTTCCCGGGTTGATGCCTACTCGCTTTCTGTGGGTTTTGAGTTGAATGCATTGCAGGGGGCGAATGGCACCATCCAAAGAACGGGCGAACTGATGAGCCGTAAAAATACCATTCAGGCGTTTAAGGATTTTAATAAACCGGCAGACTATGACCAATGCATCCGCAGTACTTTTGGGGACATCGTTAACCCCGGTGCCATGGAAGACGCAAATGGTAAGAAAATATTTACCCAGACTGCTTCTTATACGAAGTTTCAAAGCTATATCGATAGCATCTGGACGAATTATAAAACCAAAGACCTGTTGCTGGTTTTAGGTACCAATAATGTTGGCAGTACAGATCAAAACCTGGTAATAAAGGGTAGGGTAGACAACAACAATGTTTTCAACTTTACCCAAACCCAAATGGTAAATGGAAAAACCGTGGTAAAAAGCGGCACCCTGCCCATCAAGCCTACCACTTCCGATGTTTTAGGCGGCGACGCCAGTACCGGGGCATTTAATAATTCTTCATTGGATGGACAAACAGGCCATGAGCTGGATAATTCCCTGCGGGTTACATTTGTGGCGGCTTTAAACCGGCATAGCATTATCACTGATGCTGCGGCCAACCAGATCCAATACCCCGAAGATGTGTCGAAATTCTATAAAATAGCGCCTTACAATTACTATGCGGCATTCTGGCATGCGCCCGGGGTGTCATATAAACAATTACAATATGGGTTCTCTTATGACGACGTTGCCAACCAGTCTTCCACGATAGTGGGCGATAATCCTGCGTATTGTACCCTGTATTTTGGGCCGGTTCCAAACAATTAA
- a CDS encoding ABC transporter ATP-binding protein codes for MKTKGGAPPAKPKINALVLGYKKLIVLLSFFTVSASLLGLLIPKIIARAIDSYAQAHTIKEQLLWQFAIVTFLVFVFTYLQSVVQSYASEVVARDLRQKLAEKIAQQNYSYVMDVSPARLLTNLTSDADAVKLYVGMAIGNLISSYCLLFGASILLLLTNWKLALVVLALISIIWVARSIIMKKIRKFFREVQGIIDWLNKVINESILGASLIRVLNTQHQENNKFIEANTKARNIRLTIIRYLAILIPVITFVASLSSMVILLLGGHFVITDSMSLGDFSAFYSYIGIMIFPIIMIGFMANIIAQSSASYERIVALLSAEGPKNTGTQAVQLTGPVQLNDITLRFGEKKVLNEIALAIQPGTKTAIIGPTAAGKTQLLYVMSGLVQPLQGKVLYNGVPLEEIDKQLFHRQMGFVFQDSVIFNMTIRENIAFAEDITSEDMQKAIRASELTEFIETLPDKLETVISERGLNLSGGQKQRIMLARALALNPKVLLLDDFTARVDAQTEKRILENVSGLYPGITLISVTQKISSVTGYDQCVLLMEGEIIATGTHAQLLQRSPEYNQLFESQKSTSQYELPA; via the coding sequence ATGAAAACAAAAGGTGGTGCACCCCCTGCAAAGCCAAAGATAAATGCGCTGGTTCTCGGGTATAAAAAACTGATTGTGTTGTTAAGTTTTTTTACCGTCAGCGCCAGTCTGTTGGGGTTATTAATTCCAAAGATCATTGCCAGGGCTATAGACTCGTATGCACAGGCGCATACGATAAAAGAACAGTTGCTGTGGCAATTTGCTATCGTAACTTTTCTGGTGTTTGTTTTTACCTACCTGCAGTCGGTGGTGCAATCCTATGCATCTGAAGTGGTGGCGAGGGACCTGCGGCAAAAACTGGCAGAAAAGATCGCGCAGCAGAATTATTCGTATGTAATGGATGTGTCGCCGGCGCGTTTGCTCACCAATCTTACCTCCGATGCAGATGCGGTAAAGCTGTATGTAGGCATGGCCATAGGCAACCTCATTTCATCTTACTGTTTACTTTTTGGCGCCAGTATTTTGTTATTGTTAACCAACTGGAAACTGGCGTTGGTGGTGCTCGCCCTGATCTCCATTATCTGGGTGGCCAGGTCTATCATCATGAAAAAGATCAGGAAGTTTTTCCGCGAGGTACAGGGCATTATCGATTGGCTGAACAAAGTGATCAATGAAAGTATCCTGGGCGCCTCGCTCATCCGGGTGTTGAATACCCAGCACCAGGAAAACAATAAATTCATCGAGGCCAATACAAAGGCCCGCAACATCCGCTTAACCATTATCCGGTATTTAGCCATCTTAATACCCGTCATTACATTTGTGGCCAGTCTTAGCTCCATGGTCATTCTTTTACTGGGTGGCCATTTTGTGATCACAGACAGTATGTCGCTGGGTGATTTTTCTGCGTTTTACAGTTATATCGGCATCATGATCTTCCCCATCATCATGATCGGTTTTATGGCCAATATCATTGCCCAGTCTTCGGCTTCATATGAACGCATTGTGGCATTGTTGTCGGCCGAAGGTCCAAAAAATACCGGTACCCAGGCTGTTCAGTTAACCGGGCCGGTGCAATTGAATGACATTACCCTTCGCTTTGGAGAAAAGAAAGTACTGAACGAGATTGCTCTCGCTATCCAACCAGGTACCAAAACGGCCATCATTGGCCCCACGGCAGCCGGCAAAACACAGTTATTGTATGTGATGAGCGGGCTGGTGCAGCCGCTGCAGGGTAAAGTGCTGTACAATGGCGTGCCGCTGGAAGAGATAGACAAACAATTGTTCCATCGCCAGATGGGTTTTGTGTTCCAGGATAGTGTGATCTTCAATATGACCATCAGGGAAAACATCGCTTTTGCGGAAGACATTACTTCGGAAGATATGCAGAAGGCCATTCGCGCGTCAGAGCTAACAGAGTTTATTGAAACGCTGCCCGATAAACTGGAAACGGTGATCTCTGAACGCGGCCTGAATTTATCGGGTGGTCAAAAACAGCGCATTATGCTGGCCCGCGCATTGGCGCTGAACCCAAAGGTATTGTTGCTGGATGATTTTACGGCGCGGGTAGATGCACAAACCGAAAAGCGGATCCTGGAAAATGTAAGCGGGCTGTATCCGGGCATTACGCTGATCTCGGTTACCCAGAAGATCTCATCCGTTACCGGTTACGATCAGTGTGTATTGCTGATGGAAGGAGAAATTATCGCTACCGGAACGCATGCGCAATTGCTTCAACGCTCACCGGAATATAATCAACTGTTCGAATCACAAAAGAGTACCAGCCAGTATGAATTACCAGCTTAA
- a CDS encoding ABC transporter ATP-binding protein, translating into MNYQLKTGTSKPFAALRKLMPIIKGERKMMSVAFVALIANTLTSLIVPIIIAHTINTSIITKDFSGVVKASMLVFALYTVGFIASYFQTRWMGAVGQHILFSLRNQLFSKLQSLPVAFFSQNKAGDLISRINNDTDKLNQFFSQGLLQFVGNLFMMIGAAVFILAVNIKLGLAALAPAAIVLLLTKLLSPWIKKRNAASLQTVGGMSAEIQESLDNFKVVVAFNRRDYFTKRFATINNQNYRRAVAAGIANNIFIPSYGLAGNVAQIIVLFFGIFLLQQGQFTIGFMITYFVYLSRFYDPMRQIAGIWPVFQVAMAGWDRISAVLAMESDMPVIAEGAANGKGLMEFRDVSFKYGEKEVLHQVNFTLERGKTYAFVGPTGGGKTTTASLVARLYDPVSGQVLLDGKDIRTYNTEERTQKIGFILQEPFLFTGTLYDNILYGNEKYQQYSPEQLNSILQQKGLLHILERFDKGLQTPVTSKGESMSLGQRQLIAFVRALLREPELLILDEATANIDTVTEQLLGEILDKLPAQTTQIIIAHRLNTIEKSDEIFFVNAGQIIQAGSFDHAIKLLMEGKRVS; encoded by the coding sequence ATGAATTACCAGCTTAAAACAGGAACAAGCAAACCATTTGCGGCGTTAAGAAAATTAATGCCCATTATAAAAGGCGAGCGTAAGATGATGTCGGTGGCTTTTGTGGCCCTGATTGCCAATACGCTTACTTCCCTGATAGTGCCGATCATTATTGCCCATACCATCAATACCTCTATTATTACCAAAGATTTTTCCGGGGTGGTAAAAGCATCGATGCTGGTGTTTGCTTTGTACACGGTAGGGTTTATTGCCAGTTATTTTCAAACCCGGTGGATGGGCGCTGTAGGGCAGCACATATTGTTTTCGCTGCGCAACCAGTTGTTCTCAAAACTGCAATCGCTGCCGGTTGCCTTCTTCAGCCAGAACAAAGCAGGCGACCTGATCTCGCGCATTAACAACGACACCGATAAACTGAACCAGTTCTTTTCACAGGGTTTGCTGCAATTTGTAGGCAACCTGTTTATGATGATAGGCGCTGCTGTTTTTATACTGGCAGTAAATATAAAGCTGGGTTTGGCTGCATTGGCGCCTGCCGCCATTGTGTTGTTGTTAACCAAACTGCTTTCTCCGTGGATCAAAAAAAGAAATGCCGCCAGCCTGCAAACGGTAGGCGGAATGAGTGCCGAAATACAGGAAAGCCTGGATAATTTTAAAGTGGTGGTGGCCTTTAACCGGCGTGATTACTTTACCAAACGGTTTGCAACCATCAATAACCAGAATTACCGCCGGGCAGTAGCCGCAGGCATTGCCAATAATATCTTTATTCCGTCGTATGGCCTTGCCGGTAACGTGGCACAGATCATTGTGTTGTTCTTTGGGATTTTTCTATTGCAGCAGGGACAATTCACCATAGGGTTTATGATCACGTATTTTGTTTACCTGTCCCGCTTTTATGATCCCATGCGGCAGATAGCCGGCATCTGGCCGGTTTTCCAGGTGGCCATGGCTGGTTGGGACCGTATTTCCGCAGTACTGGCTATGGAATCGGATATGCCGGTGATAGCGGAAGGAGCGGCCAATGGAAAGGGATTGATGGAATTCCGGGATGTTTCCTTTAAGTATGGCGAGAAGGAAGTATTGCACCAGGTAAATTTTACCCTGGAGCGTGGAAAGACCTACGCCTTTGTGGGGCCTACCGGCGGCGGTAAAACCACCACTGCTTCGCTGGTAGCGCGGTTGTATGACCCTGTAAGCGGACAGGTACTGCTGGATGGAAAAGATATTCGCACCTACAATACCGAAGAACGCACGCAAAAGATCGGGTTTATTTTACAGGAACCATTTTTGTTTACCGGTACCCTGTATGATAATATCCTGTACGGTAACGAAAAATACCAGCAGTATAGTCCGGAGCAGTTGAATAGCATCTTACAGCAAAAGGGATTGTTACACATCCTGGAGCGGTTTGATAAGGGTTTGCAAACACCTGTAACCAGTAAGGGCGAGAGTATGAGCTTGGGGCAGCGGCAGTTGATCGCATTTGTACGGGCATTGCTGCGTGAACCGGAATTGCTGATCCTCGATGAAGCTACTGCTAATATAGATACGGTAACTGAACAGTTGCTGGGTGAGATCCTGGATAAGCTGCCTGCGCAAACTACCCAGATCATCATTGCGCACCGGTTAAACACCATTGAAAAATCGGATGAGATATTTTTTGTAAACGCCGGACAAATCATTCAGGCCGGTTCGTTTGATCATGCCATAAAGTTGTTGATGGAAGGGAAACGGGTTAGTTAG
- a CDS encoding SusC/RagA family TonB-linked outer membrane protein gives MRKAKLLMGIAMLISHFLFARQAGITGKITDSKDGTPIANATVKVKGGGATVTDPDGMFTLPHVAAGATLEVSSIGYLTKMVKIVAGKTISIQLNYDPKSLSEVVVTGVGVATSKKKIGISVEAITADKLPGVPSGSIDQALVGKIAGAQISSVDGTPGARTNILLRGINSLQAGTRPMILIDGIEVRATDLSALDLSNVERVEVVEGAASATIYGAQGANGAIQIFTKKGKAGKISIDVSSSYGIGTYLNTGNLHKPSTHGFKTDANNNVVDNNGVIIQVKPDGTYTAGVNIDGITQGGIVWNSTSPNTDGSKPYGQNLKYYDHFKQLFRSAATINNSISVSGGANKTDFALTASRSYQESAIRKNGALNRYNFTSNVGTELFKGFKLRSITQLIYQKNNFNPYYAGGSDAIYQMLNSSPFFDLNWKDANGDYAYRLNATPVSINGANPNYYFEYAQGTDETVDIIQNIQAAYHVNRFLDLEAKYGINYEKEDIANIYKNQSQNINALSRSAFIGGFSSNAGGLSNTTNTTTFQNALTSATFHLDLDKELHIKLPITSTTYAAYDYRKNVYKQYTTTGDALQLYPIYNMRQTNTQQVTVDTKKPFVTFGWLVDQAFDYGSIAGIKAGLRSDYSSTFGRGATPQTFYHGNGYLRVSQFNFWEGLSGIIPEFKLRGGYGEAGIQPGAFDRYVVLSTKSIGSALGFYTPSTQSNPDLRVEISKETEIGTDVTVNLNKGEWFSSLGISSTFWKRKSKDVIYAVDAPPSSGGGSYLTNAFSLSSNGFQFSLNLNVAATKNLTWDFTTTFGHQTSKIDAVSTNQDIVLTASAGNTNLVLKAGDKIGQIYGLKAFTSVEQTRKDGSSYINKADAGKYQLVNGYLVDTATRGIMFTNETYALGDPNPKFNASFINSIRFKDFITLAFQFDWIYKSHLYNQTKEWMYRDGIHGDFGDKVTINGQTAAFSNYYISAYSDMWGSINGARNSTKDYFYEDASFVRLRNVSLAIDAARLVHIKYFQKLQLVLSGRNLWTVTKYTGLDPEINTSTTSNSSYERGIDHNSMPNIKTYQIGLNLGF, from the coding sequence ATGAGAAAAGCAAAACTGCTTATGGGCATTGCCATGCTCATAAGTCATTTCCTCTTTGCAAGGCAAGCTGGTATTACTGGTAAGATCACCGATTCAAAAGACGGAACTCCCATTGCAAATGCGACGGTAAAGGTAAAAGGCGGTGGCGCTACAGTCACCGACCCCGATGGGATGTTTACCTTGCCTCATGTGGCTGCCGGCGCCACGCTGGAAGTTTCTTCCATTGGTTATTTAACCAAAATGGTGAAAATTGTTGCCGGCAAAACCATCTCCATCCAGTTGAATTATGATCCTAAATCGTTAAGTGAAGTAGTAGTTACCGGTGTAGGTGTTGCCACCAGTAAAAAGAAGATAGGTATCTCGGTTGAAGCGATTACCGCAGACAAACTACCGGGTGTGCCGTCCGGCTCCATCGATCAGGCGCTGGTGGGTAAAATAGCCGGTGCACAAATCAGCAGTGTAGACGGAACGCCTGGTGCACGCACGAATATTCTTTTGCGTGGTATCAACTCACTGCAGGCCGGTACCCGTCCCATGATCCTGATCGATGGTATTGAAGTAAGAGCCACCGACCTGAGCGCCCTTGACCTGAGTAATGTAGAACGGGTGGAAGTTGTGGAAGGCGCTGCTTCCGCAACTATTTACGGTGCGCAGGGGGCCAATGGCGCTATACAGATCTTTACCAAAAAGGGAAAAGCCGGTAAGATCAGTATTGATGTATCGAGCAGCTACGGTATCGGCACTTACCTCAATACCGGAAATCTGCATAAGCCCTCCACCCATGGTTTTAAAACCGATGCCAATAACAATGTGGTAGATAATAACGGGGTTATCATCCAGGTTAAACCAGACGGCACCTATACGGCAGGCGTGAATATCGATGGCATTACACAGGGCGGCATTGTATGGAACAGCACCTCACCCAACACAGACGGCAGCAAACCTTATGGCCAGAACCTGAAGTATTATGATCACTTCAAACAATTGTTCCGTTCTGCCGCCACCATCAATAACAGTATCAGCGTATCTGGAGGCGCCAATAAAACTGATTTTGCCTTAACTGCTTCCCGTTCCTATCAGGAAAGCGCTATAAGGAAGAATGGGGCGCTCAACCGGTACAATTTTACTTCCAACGTGGGCACCGAGCTTTTTAAAGGGTTCAAATTGCGCTCCATTACGCAGCTGATCTACCAAAAGAACAATTTCAATCCCTATTATGCAGGTGGTAGTGATGCTATATACCAGATGTTGAACAGTTCGCCTTTCTTTGATCTCAACTGGAAGGATGCCAACGGCGACTATGCCTACCGGCTCAATGCAACGCCCGTAAGTATCAACGGCGCCAACCCCAATTACTACTTCGAGTATGCACAGGGCACCGATGAAACTGTAGACATCATCCAGAATATCCAGGCGGCTTACCATGTCAATCGCTTTTTGGACCTGGAAGCCAAATATGGTATCAACTATGAAAAAGAAGACATCGCAAATATTTATAAAAACCAGTCGCAGAATATCAATGCGCTTAGCAGAAGCGCTTTTATCGGCGGCTTCAGCTCCAATGCCGGCGGGCTTTCCAATACTACCAACACTACTACCTTCCAAAATGCATTGACGTCGGCCACCTTCCATTTAGATCTTGATAAAGAGCTTCACATAAAGTTGCCGATTACGTCTACTACTTATGCCGCCTATGACTATCGCAAAAATGTTTATAAACAATATACCACTACAGGCGATGCGCTGCAGTTATACCCGATCTACAATATGCGGCAGACCAATACGCAGCAGGTGACTGTAGATACAAAAAAGCCATTTGTGACATTTGGCTGGCTGGTTGACCAGGCATTTGATTATGGCAGCATTGCCGGGATAAAAGCCGGGTTAAGAAGTGATTATTCATCAACTTTCGGGCGGGGAGCAACACCTCAGACCTTTTACCACGGCAACGGTTATCTGCGGGTTTCACAATTTAATTTCTGGGAAGGCCTTTCGGGAATTATTCCCGAGTTCAAGCTTCGTGGCGGTTATGGTGAAGCGGGTATTCAGCCCGGTGCTTTTGACAGATATGTGGTATTATCAACCAAAAGTATCGGCAGCGCATTGGGGTTTTATACACCCTCTACCCAAAGTAATCCCGACCTGCGCGTAGAGATCTCGAAGGAGACGGAGATAGGGACCGATGTTACTGTAAATCTGAATAAAGGAGAATGGTTTTCCAGCCTGGGCATAAGCTCTACTTTCTGGAAAAGAAAAAGCAAAGATGTGATCTATGCAGTAGATGCGCCCCCTTCATCCGGTGGTGGCAGCTATCTTACCAACGCCTTTTCCCTGTCATCTAACGGGTTTCAGTTTTCGCTAAACCTGAATGTGGCGGCTACCAAAAACCTGACATGGGACTTTACCACTACCTTCGGACATCAAACTTCTAAGATCGATGCCGTATCTACCAACCAGGACATTGTATTAACTGCTTCTGCCGGCAATACCAACCTGGTATTAAAAGCTGGTGATAAAATAGGACAGATCTATGGATTGAAAGCTTTCACCAGTGTAGAGCAAACGCGCAAAGACGGCAGCTCCTATATCAATAAAGCCGATGCAGGTAAATACCAGCTGGTGAATGGCTACCTGGTTGATACGGCTACCCGGGGCATTATGTTTACCAACGAAACCTATGCGCTGGGTGATCCTAATCCCAAATTCAACGCTTCATTTATCAACAGTATCCGGTTTAAAGACTTTATCACCCTTGCGTTCCAGTTCGACTGGATTTACAAGAGTCATTTGTATAACCAGACCAAAGAATGGATGTATCGCGATGGGATACACGGAGATTTTGGGGATAAAGTAACCATCAACGGCCAAACGGCTGCCTTCTCCAATTATTACATCAGCGCCTATTCCGATATGTGGGGAAGTATAAACGGTGCACGCAATTCTACCAAGGATTATTTCTATGAAGATGCTTCTTTTGTAAGGTTACGGAATGTATCCCTGGCAATAGATGCAGCCCGGTTGGTACATATTAAATACTTCCAGAAACTGCAGTTGGTGTTGTCGGGCAGAAACCTGTGGACGGTCACCAAATACACGGGCCTGGACCCTGAGATCAACACAAGTACTACCAGCAACTCGTCTTACGAACGGGGAATTGATCATAATTCCATGCCTAATATCAAAACCTACCAGATTGGCCTGAACCTTGGTTTTTAA
- a CDS encoding RagB/SusD family nutrient uptake outer membrane protein, with protein sequence MKIKILSILCVLVILQGSCRKEELNVQNPNSPTPGNAKTEAGILSLALGAVYQTGFNGITDTKYSGSFLGSSFWFLAPAYHDLMADVISAEAANNIINQVSVPDYVVFDDGSKVTNSAPAKQVVRLNNSRTKAGSNMFYFEWTWMYFLNNACNLVLETVDKVSFTGDADTKRNALRAWAYFWKGYAYSRIGSVYYAGLIKNESAVINGLYKSSAEIIAESDANYNKALEALNGISTLTDYTAMLKVLIPTQCQTGKGGVLTPAMWIHTINTMKARNILVNKRMKDMTAADWNNILTLVNSGVTSSDLVFTGRSASAGSFLSATTGSVAAMTTGDPTSTTYKISERLIQEYKTGDKRQANNFSQVTAYLNQKGGFTFSTRYRLLDGGSALSGVQIVSSRTVGAYELYLAATYEENELMKAEANIKLNNITTGLASVDAVRTYQGSGLSAVSGVITDPAQAYEELRRERRVALLFRNVALYDYRRWGYLDDVSAGGGRTNAVVVSSTGVVNTKATINYNFLDYWDVPDDELSLNPPIAGSAPVQNPK encoded by the coding sequence ATGAAAATAAAGATACTATCCATATTGTGTGTGCTGGTAATACTACAGGGAAGTTGCAGAAAAGAAGAACTGAATGTGCAAAATCCCAATTCACCTACACCTGGGAATGCAAAAACAGAAGCCGGGATTTTGTCATTAGCCCTCGGCGCAGTCTATCAAACCGGTTTTAACGGCATCACGGATACGAAATATTCAGGTTCGTTCCTCGGAAGCAGTTTCTGGTTCCTGGCGCCTGCTTATCACGACCTGATGGCGGATGTTATTTCAGCCGAAGCTGCCAATAACATCATTAACCAGGTAAGCGTACCTGATTATGTGGTATTTGACGATGGCAGCAAGGTTACCAACTCTGCCCCGGCCAAACAGGTGGTGCGGCTCAATAATTCCCGTACGAAGGCCGGGAGTAATATGTTTTATTTTGAATGGACGTGGATGTATTTTTTAAACAATGCCTGCAACCTGGTGCTTGAAACGGTTGATAAGGTGAGTTTTACCGGTGACGCAGATACCAAAAGAAATGCCTTAAGGGCATGGGCTTATTTCTGGAAGGGATATGCGTATTCCCGGATTGGCTCTGTTTATTACGCCGGTCTTATAAAAAATGAATCTGCTGTCATCAACGGGCTTTACAAGTCAAGCGCTGAAATAATAGCAGAGTCCGATGCCAATTACAACAAAGCGCTCGAGGCATTGAACGGCATCAGCACCCTCACTGATTATACCGCGATGTTAAAAGTGCTGATCCCAACACAATGTCAAACAGGTAAAGGCGGTGTGCTCACGCCGGCCATGTGGATCCATACGATCAACACCATGAAAGCCCGCAACATTTTAGTGAATAAAAGGATGAAAGACATGACTGCTGCCGATTGGAATAACATACTTACCCTTGTAAATAGCGGCGTTACCAGCAGTGATCTTGTTTTTACCGGCCGTTCGGCTTCGGCAGGCAGCTTTCTCAGCGCTACTACAGGCAGCGTGGCGGCCATGACAACAGGCGACCCAACCAGTACTACCTATAAGATCAGCGAACGCCTGATCCAGGAATATAAAACAGGAGATAAACGGCAGGCAAATAATTTTTCCCAGGTAACCGCCTACCTTAACCAGAAGGGCGGGTTCACTTTCAGTACGAGATACAGGTTGTTAGATGGCGGCAGCGCGTTAAGCGGTGTACAGATAGTGTCGAGCAGAACAGTAGGAGCGTATGAATTATACCTGGCGGCCACTTATGAAGAAAACGAACTGATGAAGGCGGAAGCCAATATAAAACTCAATAATATCACTACCGGGCTTGCCAGTGTGGATGCCGTGCGCACCTACCAGGGTTCAGGACTTTCGGCTGTGTCGGGTGTCATTACAGATCCGGCCCAGGCGTATGAAGAATTGCGCAGGGAAAGAAGGGTGGCGTTGTTATTCCGCAACGTTGCCCTGTACGACTACCGCCGGTGGGGATACCTCGATGATGTTTCAGCAGGCGGAGGAAGGACCAATGCAGTGGTGGTAAGCAGTACCGGGGTAGTGAACACCAAAGCAACCATCAATTATAATTTTCTCGATTACTGGGATGTGCCGGATGATGAATTGTCGTTAAACCCGCCAATTGCCGGCAGTGCGCCCGTACAGAATCCTAAATAA